A genomic segment from Nitratiruptor sp. YY08-10 encodes:
- a CDS encoding AAA family ATPase: MKHKDLLQRYEELRKRLKSKLFGQDDAIDELIKALFHIHHSPIDQPFKGLFTFFGPHNSGKVYLATLLEQESEEFQGIKVVNMAEFTDPADQKKLIGENGTLPTFVHAHPQSIIVFKDIEKCDNVIQLALMNYIFASKEERGVDCSNVLFIFTSTLGSSLIKKEDFQRFYKKDPLKAQAKFIEFIAKEKKIIYDIVESAIVPELLSVIVQNYIILFKPLEFDSIVKIAKASFKETIQKSKIEGIEKIALPKNDFIELLVLSFSPYINARRVHKKLPDFIIDLIYQAIIKAQLPIKKIVFEVSDEAKQFLEKVDKKFLENLIKQNRSVHLSWSITTQKNIVTINIQKATLFKLPLYIEPTQKPYMNYSTISFNDIAGQKHVKSHLKEIVRILKHPSMVERFHIPMPKGMLLHGPKGVGKTLLAYAFIKETELPYVMLTGSDLLDTNLIHAAYQKAKEIAPAVVFLDELDGKDGMIIPYDAISEEIDAISDEEYVFTIATALNIDAIDKNLLASERFDFLIEVPDLDMEARKFFIKKILQKPNDGKIDIDKVARYMSGLSGYEMQRVGKEAALYVIRKNLKVITEEILIEQINNIKYGQKIDKKRIRNLEKDLHKTAYHEAGHAVVSYLLLPDIKIEQVTITPRAEALGFVSYTDEFITNISKEELYNDICVALAGRLSKLKKFPQEGEDTGAAQDLEQATWEAYNLVATFGMDESLGYIHIDTLMQNVSKELFNDIIEERVAYWIEKATNDTIELIETHWEKIEKVASTLIEKEMIDGAELKKIMES, encoded by the coding sequence ATGAAACATAAAGATTTGTTACAAAGATATGAAGAACTGAGAAAAAGGCTCAAAAGCAAACTTTTTGGACAAGATGATGCAATTGATGAACTGATTAAAGCCCTTTTTCACATCCACCACTCCCCTATCGATCAGCCGTTTAAAGGACTCTTCACCTTCTTTGGACCACACAATAGCGGAAAAGTCTACCTAGCTACGCTTTTGGAGCAAGAAAGTGAAGAGTTTCAAGGAATAAAAGTGGTCAACATGGCTGAATTCACCGATCCAGCTGATCAAAAGAAACTCATAGGAGAAAATGGTACTTTACCTACTTTCGTACATGCCCATCCACAATCGATTATCGTTTTTAAAGATATTGAAAAGTGTGACAATGTCATCCAACTGGCACTCATGAACTATATCTTTGCTTCAAAAGAGGAAAGAGGAGTTGATTGTTCGAATGTTTTATTCATTTTCACTTCAACTCTTGGAAGTTCTTTGATCAAAAAAGAGGATTTTCAGCGATTTTACAAAAAAGATCCGCTCAAAGCCCAGGCTAAATTTATCGAATTTATCGCAAAAGAGAAGAAAATCATCTATGATATTGTCGAAAGCGCTATCGTACCCGAACTCCTTTCTGTAATAGTGCAAAACTATATCATTCTTTTTAAACCGTTGGAATTTGACTCGATTGTCAAAATCGCCAAAGCAAGTTTCAAAGAGACGATACAAAAGAGTAAGATTGAAGGCATCGAAAAGATTGCACTGCCTAAAAATGATTTTATAGAGCTGCTTGTGCTCTCGTTCTCCCCCTATATCAATGCCAGAAGAGTCCATAAAAAGCTGCCGGATTTCATTATCGATCTTATATATCAAGCCATCATAAAAGCACAGCTCCCTATCAAAAAAATCGTTTTTGAAGTATCGGATGAGGCAAAGCAATTTTTAGAGAAAGTTGACAAGAAATTTTTAGAAAACCTCATCAAACAAAACAGATCTGTCCATCTTTCCTGGTCCATTACAACTCAAAAAAACATCGTTACAATAAACATACAAAAAGCAACCCTTTTCAAGCTGCCGCTCTATATCGAACCGACTCAAAAACCGTATATGAACTATTCAACAATCTCATTCAACGACATCGCCGGACAAAAACATGTAAAATCACATCTCAAAGAGATTGTACGTATACTCAAGCATCCTTCGATGGTAGAACGGTTTCATATCCCCATGCCAAAAGGAATGTTGCTCCATGGACCAAAAGGTGTAGGGAAAACCCTTTTGGCATACGCCTTTATCAAAGAGACAGAGTTGCCTTATGTGATGCTCACCGGCTCAGATCTTCTAGATACCAACCTCATTCATGCCGCATATCAAAAAGCAAAAGAGATTGCTCCGGCTGTTGTCTTTTTGGATGAACTGGATGGAAAAGATGGAATGATCATACCTTATGATGCCATCAGTGAAGAGATCGATGCCATCAGCGATGAAGAGTATGTTTTTACAATCGCCACGGCACTCAATATCGATGCTATCGACAAAAATCTCTTGGCAAGCGAACGGTTTGATTTTTTGATCGAGGTTCCAGATCTCGATATGGAGGCAAGGAAATTTTTTATCAAAAAGATTTTACAAAAGCCAAACGACGGCAAGATCGATATCGATAAAGTGGCACGATATATGAGTGGGCTGAGCGGATATGAGATGCAGCGTGTAGGGAAAGAAGCGGCACTTTATGTCATTCGCAAAAATCTCAAAGTCATTACTGAAGAGATTTTAATAGAGCAGATCAACAACATTAAATATGGACAAAAGATCGATAAGAAACGCATTAGAAATCTCGAAAAAGATCTGCACAAAACAGCCTATCACGAAGCGGGACATGCAGTCGTCAGCTATCTTTTGCTTCCTGATATCAAAATCGAGCAAGTTACCATCACACCAAGAGCAGAAGCACTGGGATTTGTCTCTTATACAGATGAGTTCATTACAAATATCTCCAAAGAGGAGCTGTACAACGATATCTGCGTCGCTTTGGCAGGAAGACTCAGCAAACTCAAAAAATTCCCGCAAGAAGGTGAAGATACAGGAGCTGCGCAAGATCTGGAACAAGCGACATGGGAAGCCTACAATCTTGTAGCAACCTTTGGTATGGATGAGTCACTCGGGTATATTCATATCGATACCCTGATGCAAAATGTCAGCAAAGAGCTTTTCAATGACATAATAGAAGAGCGGGTGGCATACTGGATAGAAAAAGCCACCAACGACACGATAGAGCTCATTGAGACACATTGGGAAAAGATAGAAAAAGTTGCCTCAACACTTATCGAAAAAGAGATGATAGATGGGGCGGAATTGAAAAAAATTATGGAGTCCTAA
- a CDS encoding HlyD family secretion protein — MRVILFLVSASILWAKVHTAQIVPYEIYTIKAAVSGKVVRSAIEEEGKLNEGKTIIQIDDFVDQKKLQSLRQKREYLFNMIKITQQSIENARRTMQIKKKSFDRIKNLRTKSQYEKDLRESEFLVAQQNYLASTEKLQSLKTELSDVEFAMAQTQDLLAKKRIAPKGYIYAIHVKKGDFVSPGMPLLQLADISKAKVVVYLTPEEMEGIEHKLIYIDGKKSKAKFLKIIRVPDSEYITQYKAEIEVPKPKIFGKLIKVEIR; from the coding sequence ATGAGAGTGATTCTTTTTTTGGTATCTGCTTCCATTCTTTGGGCAAAAGTACACACTGCGCAGATTGTGCCATATGAAATCTATACAATCAAAGCTGCGGTTTCTGGAAAAGTGGTGCGTAGTGCCATTGAAGAGGAAGGGAAACTGAACGAAGGCAAAACCATCATACAAATAGACGATTTTGTCGATCAAAAGAAGCTTCAGTCTCTTCGTCAAAAAAGAGAGTATCTTTTCAATATGATAAAGATCACGCAACAAAGCATCGAAAATGCCAGACGAACAATGCAGATCAAGAAAAAGAGTTTTGATCGGATCAAAAATCTTCGTACGAAATCGCAATATGAAAAAGATTTGCGGGAGTCCGAATTTTTAGTGGCACAGCAAAATTATCTTGCGTCTACCGAAAAGCTTCAATCTCTTAAAACAGAGTTGTCTGATGTAGAGTTTGCCATGGCACAAACACAGGATCTCCTTGCAAAAAAGAGAATCGCTCCTAAAGGATATATCTATGCGATACATGTCAAAAAGGGCGACTTTGTCTCGCCAGGAATGCCTTTATTGCAACTTGCCGATATTAGCAAAGCAAAAGTTGTAGTCTATCTTACCCCTGAAGAGATGGAGGGAATAGAGCATAAATTGATCTATATCGATGGAAAAAAAAGCAAGGCGAAATTTTTGAAGATTATCCGAGTACCGGATAGTGAATATATTACACAGTATAAAGCAGAAATCGAAGTTCCCAAGCCAAAAATTTTTGGAAAACTCATTAAAGTGGAGATACGATGA
- a CDS encoding molybdopterin-dependent oxidoreductase → MKTACPLDCYDACSVIFEDDKLVGDKEHPFTKGHLCYKLNHYFDYPQLQSAYYEGEPISLEKALDILEEKIKSSQEILHFRGSGNVGKMQAVTDLFFSAIGATLTEGSLCDAAGQFGIEKGRGKNLILPLEQIEKSELVIVWGRNVGYTNHHLIPYLQGKTLVVIDPVKTNLAKNAAMHLQITPRTDLELACMLARFVYMQNREDEEFIEQHTEDYNFYADFIRSYRMVPTTEKIGVDLVDIATLAELMMDMKTVILVGNGVQKYAHGTEVVRAIDSLAAMLGLFGKEGCGVSFLGDTSLGLDDPFRVTAKRVPKATVDFGAYDLCFIQGSNPAVTMPSSKRVQEGLKKSFTVVFGLYNDETAQLADLVIPAKNFLQKSDIRFSYGHEFVELMPKLQENDNALSEYEFTKEMMRRFGLGDLKAEEEYIEIFTKQLKKRGEYYLLPSYEEVPYKQGFEEPFCFIDEVEDEFDILQEGYYLITPKAKNAINSQFKRDPYLYVPLRSGLHDGDIVIVRSQWGETEMEVKLLAELRDDCVLAYSGSLINFVTPPITDEHGNNAIFQEVKVSIKKVS, encoded by the coding sequence ATGAAAACAGCTTGTCCATTGGATTGTTACGATGCATGTAGTGTCATTTTTGAAGATGACAAACTTGTAGGTGATAAAGAGCATCCCTTTACGAAGGGGCATTTGTGCTACAAACTCAATCACTATTTTGATTATCCTCAGTTGCAAAGTGCCTACTATGAAGGTGAACCGATCAGTTTGGAAAAAGCTCTTGATATATTGGAAGAGAAGATCAAAAGTAGCCAAGAGATTTTGCATTTTCGAGGCAGCGGCAATGTGGGGAAAATGCAAGCTGTTACCGATCTTTTCTTTTCAGCCATCGGTGCCACACTGACAGAAGGCAGTCTATGCGATGCCGCAGGTCAATTTGGTATCGAAAAGGGAAGAGGGAAAAATCTGATTTTGCCATTGGAACAGATTGAAAAAAGCGAGCTTGTTATTGTGTGGGGAAGAAATGTTGGATATACCAACCACCATCTTATTCCGTATCTTCAGGGGAAAACCCTTGTAGTAATAGATCCAGTAAAGACGAATCTTGCAAAAAATGCAGCAATGCATCTGCAAATTACGCCACGAACCGATCTTGAACTTGCCTGTATGTTGGCTCGATTTGTTTATATGCAAAACAGAGAAGATGAAGAGTTTATAGAACAGCATACAGAGGATTACAATTTTTATGCCGATTTTATCCGAAGCTACCGGATGGTGCCAACAACTGAAAAGATAGGTGTCGATCTTGTGGATATAGCCACTTTGGCTGAACTCATGATGGATATGAAAACGGTTATTTTGGTTGGAAACGGTGTGCAAAAATATGCGCATGGTACTGAAGTGGTACGAGCCATTGACAGTCTTGCGGCAATGCTTGGCCTCTTTGGCAAAGAGGGGTGCGGCGTGAGCTTTTTAGGAGATACCTCACTAGGGCTTGATGATCCATTCAGAGTCACAGCAAAACGTGTACCAAAAGCCACGGTCGATTTTGGTGCGTATGATCTTTGCTTTATCCAAGGATCCAATCCCGCTGTTACCATGCCTTCAAGTAAACGAGTCCAGGAGGGTCTGAAAAAAAGTTTTACTGTAGTTTTTGGGCTCTATAACGATGAAACGGCACAGCTTGCCGATTTGGTTATTCCAGCGAAGAACTTTTTGCAAAAGAGCGATATTCGATTCAGCTATGGACATGAATTTGTGGAACTGATGCCAAAACTCCAAGAGAATGACAACGCTTTGAGTGAATATGAGTTTACGAAAGAGATGATGCGAAGATTCGGATTGGGTGATTTGAAAGCTGAAGAGGAGTATATCGAAATCTTTACAAAGCAGCTTAAAAAAAGAGGAGAATATTACCTGCTTCCAAGTTATGAAGAGGTTCCATACAAGCAAGGATTCGAAGAGCCGTTTTGCTTTATCGATGAGGTTGAAGATGAGTTTGATATTTTGCAAGAAGGATACTATCTCATTACGCCAAAAGCGAAAAATGCGATCAATTCGCAATTTAAACGAGACCCCTATCTGTATGTTCCCCTTCGAAGCGGATTGCATGATGGTGACATAGTCATCGTAAGGAGCCAATGGGGAGAAACGGAGATGGAAGTAAAACTTCTAGCTGAGTTGAGGGATGACTGTGTTCTTGCCTATTCAGGCAGTTTAATAAACTTTGTTACACCTCCGATAACGGATGAGCATGGAAACAATGCTATTTTTCAGGAAGTAAAAGTTTCGATTAAAAAAGTTTCTTGA
- a CDS encoding nucleotidyltransferase domain-containing protein gives MRLSKDEIEIIKRSFEKVFSQGKIILFGSRVYDYRKGGDIDLYLIVPKHERKVSKKLDFLVELRKKIVYKKIDIVFHRDTHRTIEQEAKKGIVIYQKKG, from the coding sequence ATGAGACTCTCAAAAGATGAGATAGAAATAATAAAAAGAAGTTTCGAAAAAGTTTTCAGTCAGGGTAAGATTATACTTTTTGGAAGCAGAGTTTATGATTATAGAAAGGGCGGAGACATAGATCTATATTTAATTGTGCCTAAACATGAGAGAAAAGTATCAAAAAAATTGGATTTCCTTGTGGAGCTGAGGAAAAAAATAGTTTATAAAAAGATTGATATTGTTTTTCATAGAGATACTCATAGAACGATAGAGCAAGAAGCAAAAAAAGGAATAGTAATTTATCAAAAAAAAGGATGA
- a CDS encoding aspartate aminotransferase family protein has protein sequence MNLQAIDQTYVLHTYARNYVNFIKGENAKLYDDTGKEYIDFTSGIGVVSVGHGNKRLAQAICDQAQKIIHISNLYLIEPQALLAQKIVDLSEYDMRLFFANSGAEANEGAIKIARKYGEVDGEIKRYKIITLKHSFHGRTITALKATGQEAMHTYFGPFPDGFVYADSIDQIPELIDDHTVAVMIELIQGEGGVEPQDKRAVQNLSKILKEKDVLLIVDEVQTGIYRTGEFLASNLYEIEPDIITLAKGLGGGVPIGAVMTRLKDIFKPGDHGSTFGGNYLSTRAALEVIAILQEFKESGELDERFIYFETKLKELAKRYEQLFEKEVGLGLMRGLRAKNGDIQGKIIQESFQERVLVLKAGRNTVRFLPPLTITKEEIDEGFQRFENALKRVEVA, from the coding sequence ATGAATTTACAAGCAATTGATCAAACCTATGTGTTGCACACCTATGCAAGAAACTATGTCAATTTCATAAAAGGCGAGAATGCAAAACTTTATGATGATACAGGGAAAGAGTATATCGACTTTACCAGCGGCATCGGGGTAGTGAGCGTGGGACACGGTAACAAAAGACTTGCCCAAGCTATTTGCGATCAGGCGCAAAAAATCATTCATATATCAAATCTTTATCTCATAGAACCTCAGGCTCTACTAGCCCAGAAAATTGTAGATCTGAGCGAATACGATATGCGCCTTTTCTTTGCCAACAGTGGTGCAGAAGCAAATGAGGGGGCGATAAAGATAGCCAGAAAATATGGAGAAGTGGACGGAGAAATCAAACGATATAAGATTATTACACTCAAACACTCTTTTCATGGTAGAACCATTACTGCTTTAAAAGCTACAGGACAGGAGGCGATGCATACCTATTTTGGTCCGTTTCCAGACGGCTTTGTGTATGCAGACTCGATCGATCAAATTCCTGAGCTTATAGACGATCATACGGTTGCAGTGATGATTGAGCTGATTCAAGGTGAAGGGGGTGTAGAGCCACAAGATAAGAGGGCAGTGCAAAATCTTTCCAAAATACTCAAAGAAAAAGATGTACTGCTAATCGTGGACGAGGTCCAAACAGGAATTTACAGAACCGGCGAATTTTTGGCCAGTAATCTTTATGAGATTGAACCAGACATCATCACTCTTGCAAAGGGACTTGGGGGAGGTGTGCCGATTGGAGCTGTGATGACACGCCTTAAAGATATTTTCAAACCAGGAGATCATGGCAGTACCTTTGGTGGTAACTATTTGAGTACCCGAGCAGCCCTTGAAGTGATAGCAATCTTGCAAGAATTCAAAGAGAGCGGGGAGTTGGATGAGCGGTTTATCTATTTTGAAACAAAACTTAAGGAACTCGCAAAAAGATATGAACAGCTTTTTGAAAAAGAGGTTGGACTGGGACTGATGCGAGGTCTTCGTGCAAAAAACGGTGATATCCAAGGGAAAATTATACAAGAGAGCTTTCAAGAAAGGGTGCTGGTATTGAAAGCGGGACGGAACACTGTTCGCTTTTTGCCGCCTCTTACCATTACCAAAGAGGAGATCGATGAAGGTTTTCAAAGATTTGAGAATGCACTCAAAAGGGTAGAAGTTGCTTAA
- a CDS encoding TolC family protein, with protein sequence MLKKAGIAFLPLILFAQSSLISELKKQEIKLDAQKSVVEAKILHDSWINPVNMQYTYQKGDQYPNQLFESFSIQVDQPIFKSGGIYKAMLYADAKKRSALLGVESKKKAYVFQYIQLALQYKQLGLSIQKQKLLIENAKLDILIKKDQYLHGEIDSTFLDNAIVNKNSLALALIDLEDQRQQILHQIKNISDLDPKSAKLPRFSLVAKQNYIDDNLLLKQSRADIEANRHYKYMSIARYLPTLSLFANVNYQKMQGSLYFPGYQYTDHYKTYGFRITMPLFDINALRNIESAKIDYLKSKNRFAQLKREKLNLYRSTLRSIHLLDKKIALTKEDLILYQGLLKDTKDRYKAGEKTKYDVMIMQNSLQTKKIDLQIYDIQKQILLSKLYQEMAHAI encoded by the coding sequence TTGCTTAAAAAAGCCGGTATTGCTTTTTTGCCACTGATACTTTTTGCGCAAAGCAGTCTCATCTCTGAACTGAAAAAGCAAGAGATAAAGCTCGATGCCCAAAAAAGTGTTGTAGAGGCGAAAATTTTGCACGATAGCTGGATTAATCCAGTTAATATGCAGTATACCTACCAAAAAGGGGATCAATATCCCAATCAGCTTTTTGAATCTTTTTCCATACAAGTTGATCAGCCCATTTTCAAAAGTGGGGGGATATATAAAGCAATGCTGTATGCAGATGCCAAAAAAAGAAGTGCACTGCTTGGTGTGGAAAGCAAGAAAAAAGCCTACGTTTTTCAATATATTCAGCTTGCATTGCAGTACAAGCAGTTGGGGCTATCGATACAAAAACAGAAACTTTTGATAGAAAATGCCAAACTTGACATTTTGATCAAAAAGGATCAATACCTTCACGGAGAGATTGACAGCACTTTTTTGGATAACGCTATCGTCAACAAAAACTCTCTTGCTCTTGCGCTTATTGATCTGGAAGATCAGAGGCAACAGATTTTACATCAGATAAAAAACATCAGCGATCTTGATCCAAAGAGTGCGAAACTTCCAAGATTTTCATTGGTTGCAAAACAAAATTATATCGATGATAATCTGTTGTTGAAGCAAAGCAGAGCCGATATTGAAGCGAACAGGCACTATAAATATATGAGTATCGCTCGATATTTGCCGACACTCTCGCTATTTGCCAATGTAAATTATCAAAAGATGCAAGGAAGTCTCTATTTTCCAGGTTATCAATATACCGATCACTACAAAACCTACGGTTTTCGTATCACCATGCCTCTTTTTGATATCAATGCCCTACGGAATATCGAATCGGCCAAAATAGACTATCTCAAATCAAAAAACAGATTTGCTCAATTGAAACGAGAGAAGCTGAATCTGTATCGATCAACGCTTCGCTCCATTCATCTGCTTGATAAAAAAATCGCTCTTACCAAAGAGGATCTTATACTTTATCAGGGACTTTTAAAAGATACGAAAGATCGTTATAAGGCGGGAGAAAAAACGAAGTACGATGTGATGATAATGCAAA